The following proteins are co-located in the Haloplanus sp. HW8-1 genome:
- a CDS encoding hydantoinase B/oxoprolinase family protein: MNATLVRTSYSPNIKDRRDCSCALFDLVGEGADATAEMISQAENIPVHLGAMPYSVAAAIEAFPPSELADGDAILLNDPFHGGAHLPDMTLVTPVFVDDELVAVAANRAHHADVGGGRAGSVAADATEIYQEGLRVPPVKLYDGGDPVEDVFDLLLTNVRTPDERRGDFRAQRAANRTAVERVRDLAERHGLDTLRAATTEIKAYAERRMRAEIESLPDGTVRFEDVLDDDGQGHEDLRIAVAVTVDDDELDVDFAGTSEQVPGAINAPLAVTASATYYAVRCVTDPDVPPNAGTYRPVEIRAPEGTVVNARPPAAVVGGNLEVSQRVTDALLGAFGSEAPERSVAAAQGTMNSVTFGGTDRTGEPFAFYETIGGGYGGRAGADGMDGVHAHMSNTLNTPAEVLETVYPLRVRRYEFRPDSGGAGAFRGGLGLRRDIEVLTDGVAFSLLADRRRHRPYGIAGGASGAVGEDHLDRDGWAPIPGKSTQDLDAGDVVSVRTPGGGGYGDPADRDPEAVARDLRLGKLSVARAREVYGVDPDTNDGAPDADQ, translated from the coding sequence ATGAACGCGACGCTCGTCCGCACGAGTTACTCGCCGAACATCAAGGACCGCCGGGACTGCTCGTGTGCGCTGTTCGACCTGGTCGGGGAGGGAGCGGACGCCACCGCCGAGATGATAAGTCAGGCCGAGAACATCCCGGTGCACCTCGGCGCGATGCCCTACTCCGTGGCGGCGGCCATCGAGGCGTTCCCGCCGTCGGAACTGGCGGACGGCGACGCCATCCTCCTGAACGATCCGTTCCACGGCGGCGCTCACCTGCCCGACATGACGCTCGTGACGCCCGTCTTCGTCGACGACGAACTGGTAGCCGTCGCGGCCAACCGCGCTCATCACGCCGACGTCGGCGGCGGGCGCGCGGGGAGCGTCGCGGCCGACGCCACCGAGATCTATCAGGAGGGGCTGCGCGTCCCGCCGGTGAAACTGTACGACGGGGGCGACCCCGTCGAGGACGTCTTCGACCTCCTGTTGACGAACGTACGGACGCCCGACGAGCGCCGCGGCGACTTCCGCGCTCAGCGGGCGGCCAACCGGACGGCCGTCGAGCGGGTGCGTGACCTCGCCGAGCGCCACGGCCTCGACACCCTCCGCGCGGCGACGACTGAGATCAAAGCCTACGCTGAGCGTCGGATGCGCGCGGAGATCGAGTCGCTCCCGGACGGGACCGTCCGGTTCGAGGACGTCCTCGACGACGACGGGCAGGGCCACGAGGATCTCCGGATCGCCGTCGCGGTGACGGTCGACGACGACGAACTCGACGTCGATTTCGCGGGAACGAGCGAGCAGGTCCCGGGCGCGATCAACGCCCCCCTCGCGGTGACGGCGTCGGCGACGTACTACGCGGTGCGGTGTGTGACCGACCCCGACGTGCCGCCGAACGCGGGCACCTACCGACCCGTCGAGATTCGTGCCCCCGAGGGGACGGTCGTCAACGCGCGACCTCCTGCAGCCGTCGTCGGCGGCAACCTCGAGGTCTCCCAGCGCGTGACCGACGCCCTGCTCGGCGCGTTCGGCTCCGAGGCCCCGGAGCGCTCCGTCGCCGCCGCCCAGGGGACGATGAACAGCGTCACCTTCGGCGGTACGGATCGGACGGGCGAACCCTTCGCCTTCTACGAGACGATCGGCGGCGGCTACGGCGGACGGGCCGGGGCGGACGGCATGGACGGCGTCCACGCCCACATGAGCAACACGCTCAACACGCCGGCGGAGGTGCTGGAGACGGTCTATCCGCTTCGTGTGCGCCGTTACGAGTTCCGTCCTGACTCCGGGGGCGCCGGCGCGTTCCGCGGGGGGCTCGGCCTCCGACGTGACATCGAGGTGTTGACCGACGGCGTGGCGTTCAGCCTACTCGCGGATCGGCGCCGACACCGTCCGTACGGCATCGCTGGCGGCGCCTCCGGGGCGGTAGGGGAGGACCACTTGGATCGGGACGGGTGGGCGCCGATCCCCGGCAAGTCGACCCAGGACCTCGACGCCGGGGACGTGGTGAGCGTCCGGACGCCGGGTGGGGGCGGCTACGGCGACCCGGCGGACCGCGACCCCGAGGCCGTGGCCCGCGACCTGCGTCTCGGGAAGCTCTCGGTCGCGCGGGCCCGCGAGGTGTACGGGGTGGACCCCGACACGAACGACGGCGCTCCCGACGCGGATCAGTAG
- a CDS encoding YlbF family regulator, translating into MSTTVSQLEALGRELGEEIADTPAYERFEAAKTAVENDDAAQEKIAEVERLRDEFVAARETGEATQDHVAKLQQAQNELHSMDVMEEYLNAQEALQSQLEAINRAISDPLAVDFGGEAGGCCHD; encoded by the coding sequence ATGAGCACGACGGTCTCTCAACTCGAAGCGCTCGGTCGGGAACTCGGCGAGGAGATCGCCGACACGCCGGCGTACGAGCGGTTCGAAGCGGCGAAGACGGCGGTCGAGAACGACGACGCGGCACAGGAGAAAATCGCCGAAGTGGAACGGCTTCGCGACGAGTTCGTCGCGGCCCGCGAGACGGGTGAGGCGACACAGGACCACGTCGCGAAGCTCCAACAGGCCCAGAACGAACTCCACTCGATGGATGTGATGGAGGAGTACCTGAACGCCCAGGAGGCACTCCAGAGCCAACTGGAGGCGATCAACCGCGCCATCTCCGACCCGCTGGCCGTCGACTTTGGCGGCGAGGCCGGCGGCTGCTGTCACGACTAG
- a CDS encoding RAD55 family ATPase, translating to MAEGDARSDDYSLAGVLPVGVDALDPGLNLLISGPAMSGKRQLVFDILAPDPETIDPIVAMTTDDPAPRIRTQFEDRGVRVDPSTFRVVDASGAPGEDDPIVHRVGSPADLTGMGVAFTNAVDEMATPERLRLGFVSISTLLQYVDAERAFSFLHVLSRRTSAAGYLGVYSIDPTTHEDRFVNVVTSIFDAAVELREEDGQREVRVRGLSDVAPKWTEFPY from the coding sequence ATGGCTGAAGGCGACGCCCGGTCCGACGACTACTCGCTGGCGGGAGTCCTCCCGGTCGGGGTCGACGCCCTCGATCCGGGACTCAACCTGTTGATCTCCGGCCCGGCGATGTCGGGGAAGCGACAGTTGGTGTTCGATATCCTCGCTCCGGACCCGGAGACGATCGATCCCATCGTCGCGATGACGACCGACGATCCCGCGCCGCGGATCCGGACACAGTTCGAGGACCGTGGCGTCCGCGTCGATCCCTCGACGTTCCGCGTCGTCGACGCCTCGGGGGCGCCGGGCGAGGACGATCCCATCGTCCACCGCGTCGGCTCCCCCGCCGACCTCACGGGCATGGGCGTCGCGTTCACCAACGCCGTCGACGAGATGGCGACCCCGGAGCGCCTCCGACTGGGCTTCGTCTCCATCTCGACGCTCCTCCAGTACGTCGACGCCGAACGCGCCTTCTCCTTTCTCCACGTCCTCTCGCGACGGACGAGTGCGGCCGGCTATCTGGGCGTCTACAGCATCGATCCGACGACCCACGAGGATCGCTTCGTCAACGTCGTCACCTCCATCTTCGACGCCGCGGTCGAACTCCGTGAGGAGGACGGCCAGCGCGAGGTCCGCGTTCGCGGCCTGTCGGACGTCGCACCCAAGTGGACGGAGTTTCCCTACTGA
- a CDS encoding FKBP-type peptidyl-prolyl cis-trans isomerase, which yields MSDEQAESTDEPVDADAADDPDAETTTDPEPEEASGLQDGDFLRLDYTVRTTDDDQVVDTTSQDVAEEAGIDEEDHEFEPRTIVIGGGHVFQAVDDDLIGKEVGDENTVHVDAAEAFGEFDPDEVRTVSTEKIDEDDRYPGAHVTVDGQQGHIETIIGGRARVDFNHPLAGEDLEYEYEILDVVDDPEQQAQGLLGMYLDRAPEVWIQTDEVEEETQVEVETEDDEESEYETEVQTVEKETLYIEATPQMTMNQQWLFQKQQIAQQIMDRLGLDRVIVQETIDGTGGMMGGMGGMMGGMGGAGGADVEEALEDVDVDADEIVEELEDDVDLDE from the coding sequence ATGAGTGACGAACAGGCCGAATCGACCGACGAGCCGGTCGACGCCGACGCGGCCGATGACCCCGACGCGGAGACAACAACCGACCCCGAGCCCGAGGAGGCGTCCGGCCTGCAGGACGGTGACTTCCTGCGACTCGACTACACCGTGCGGACGACCGACGACGACCAGGTCGTCGACACGACCAGCCAAGATGTCGCCGAGGAAGCCGGCATCGACGAGGAAGATCACGAGTTCGAACCCCGAACCATCGTCATCGGCGGCGGCCACGTCTTCCAGGCCGTCGACGACGACCTGATCGGCAAGGAGGTCGGCGACGAGAACACCGTCCACGTCGACGCCGCCGAGGCGTTCGGCGAGTTCGATCCCGACGAGGTGCGCACCGTCAGCACCGAGAAGATCGACGAGGACGACCGCTACCCCGGCGCTCACGTCACCGTCGACGGCCAGCAAGGCCACATCGAGACGATCATCGGCGGCCGCGCCCGCGTCGACTTCAACCACCCGCTGGCCGGCGAGGATCTGGAGTACGAATACGAGATCCTCGACGTCGTCGACGACCCCGAGCAGCAGGCGCAGGGCCTGCTCGGCATGTACCTCGATCGCGCCCCCGAGGTCTGGATCCAGACCGACGAGGTCGAAGAGGAGACACAGGTCGAAGTCGAGACCGAGGACGACGAGGAGTCAGAATACGAGACCGAGGTACAGACGGTCGAGAAGGAGACGCTGTACATCGAGGCTACCCCCCAGATGACGATGAACCAGCAGTGGCTCTTCCAGAAACAACAGATCGCTCAGCAGATCATGGACCGACTCGGCCTCGACCGCGTCATCGTCCAGGAGACCATCGACGGCACGGGCGGCATGATGGGCGGTATGGGTGGCATGATGGGCGGCATGGGTGGTGCCGGCGGTGCCGACGTCGAGGAGGCACTGGAGGACGTCGACGTCGACGCCGACGAGATCGTCGAGGAACTCGAAGACGACGTCGACCTCGACGAGTAA
- a CDS encoding RAD55 family ATPase produces the protein MARRLPTGISVLDRQLDGGIPPGSILLLTADPASQSESLLYEIAAARGTLYVTTIRSEQAVRDAIERYRGSIDRLSVRDAGDYPPIDNATRLVKDLPENANLLIDVVDPLEDADPTRYRRFLNELQTHMVNTGSIAVLHAMHGDDTPNRALTEHMADVVFDLRTDTSGSQIVNRLAIPKFRGGSALEETIKLKLTDGVTIDTSRDIA, from the coding sequence ATGGCCCGGCGTCTGCCGACGGGAATCTCCGTCCTCGACAGGCAACTCGACGGGGGGATCCCCCCGGGGAGCATTCTCCTGTTGACCGCCGACCCGGCCAGCCAGTCGGAGTCCCTGTTGTACGAGATTGCGGCCGCCCGTGGGACGCTCTACGTGACCACCATCCGCTCGGAGCAAGCGGTCCGTGACGCCATCGAGCGGTACCGCGGGAGTATCGACCGCCTGTCCGTGCGGGACGCGGGTGACTACCCGCCCATCGACAACGCCACCCGACTGGTGAAGGACCTCCCCGAGAACGCGAACCTCCTCATCGACGTGGTCGACCCGTTGGAGGACGCCGACCCGACGCGCTACCGCCGATTCCTCAACGAACTCCAGACCCACATGGTCAACACGGGATCCATCGCGGTGTTGCACGCGATGCACGGCGACGACACCCCGAACCGGGCGCTCACCGAACACATGGCCGACGTGGTGTTCGACCTCCGCACCGACACCAGCGGATCACAGATCGTCAACCGACTCGCCATTCCGAAGTTCCGCGGCGGGAGCGCCCTCGAGGAGACGATAAAACTGAAGCTCACCGACGGCGTCACCATCGACACCAGCCGCGACATCGCCTAA
- a CDS encoding response regulator transcription factor produces MTTTEGSTVLIVDDDKDVVRTYRRYLEETYDIREAYDGEGALEQLDESVDVVLLDRLMPGVSGGEVLDRIRDRDPGVRVAMVTAVDPDFDILDMGFDDYLTKPTSYDELRSTVDDLVGLSRHAENVREYHSLLAKREALRDGKTTYELDRNEAFADLETRIASLENTLESEAEGYTDDARFVATLRAIDESTPAEEDPDG; encoded by the coding sequence ATGACAACGACCGAGGGGAGCACGGTGCTCATCGTCGACGACGACAAGGATGTCGTCCGCACGTACCGCCGGTATCTCGAGGAAACGTACGACATCCGCGAGGCGTACGACGGCGAGGGGGCACTGGAGCAACTGGACGAGTCGGTCGACGTGGTACTCCTGGATCGCTTGATGCCCGGCGTCTCCGGCGGCGAGGTGCTCGACCGCATCCGCGACCGCGATCCGGGGGTTCGCGTCGCGATGGTGACGGCCGTCGACCCCGATTTCGACATCCTCGATATGGGGTTCGACGACTACCTCACCAAACCCACGAGCTACGACGAACTCCGCTCGACCGTCGACGACCTGGTCGGACTGAGTCGCCACGCCGAGAACGTCCGGGAGTATCACTCCCTCCTCGCGAAGCGGGAGGCGCTCCGCGACGGCAAGACGACGTACGAACTCGACCGAAACGAGGCGTTCGCCGACCTGGAGACCCGGATCGCGTCGCTCGAGAACACGCTCGAATCCGAGGCAGAGGGCTACACCGACGACGCGCGATTCGTCGCCACGCTCCGAGCCATCGACGAGTCGACGCCCGCCGAGGAGGACCCCGATGGCTGA
- the mvaD gene encoding phosphomevalonate decarboxylase MvaD yields MKATATAHPIQGLVKYHGMRDPELRLPYHDSISVCTAPSRTTTTAEFGATDEDVYVVDGDPIEGRGAERIDAVVDEVRKRAGIDAPVRLESENSFQSNVGFGSSSSGFAAAAMALCAAADLDLSRPEVSTVARRGSSSAARAVTGAFSHLYAGLNDDDCRSERIETDLENDLRIVAALVPSYKETEQAHAEAADSHMFQARMAHIHGQIAEMRDALRSADFERTFELAEHDSLSLAATTMTGPAGWVYWQPRTIAVFNAVRALRTEGVPVYFSTDTGASVYVNTTADHVDRVESAVADCGVETAVWEVGGPAEIRPASEALF; encoded by the coding sequence ATGAAGGCGACCGCCACGGCCCACCCCATTCAGGGGCTCGTGAAGTACCACGGGATGCGCGACCCGGAACTGCGGCTCCCGTATCACGACAGCATCAGCGTCTGTACGGCGCCGAGTCGGACGACCACGACCGCCGAGTTCGGCGCGACCGACGAGGACGTGTACGTCGTCGACGGCGATCCCATCGAGGGACGCGGCGCCGAACGCATCGACGCCGTCGTCGACGAGGTCCGCAAACGTGCGGGTATCGACGCCCCCGTCCGTCTGGAGAGCGAGAACTCCTTCCAGTCGAACGTCGGCTTCGGCTCCTCCTCGTCGGGCTTTGCCGCCGCTGCGATGGCGCTCTGTGCCGCCGCCGATCTCGACCTCAGCCGTCCGGAGGTCTCGACCGTCGCCCGCCGGGGATCGTCCTCGGCGGCACGCGCCGTCACCGGCGCGTTCTCGCATCTCTACGCAGGTCTCAACGACGACGACTGCAGGTCCGAACGCATCGAGACCGACCTCGAAAACGACCTGCGGATCGTCGCCGCGCTGGTGCCGTCCTACAAGGAGACCGAACAGGCCCACGCGGAGGCCGCCGACAGCCACATGTTCCAGGCGCGGATGGCCCACATCCACGGCCAGATCGCGGAGATGCGCGACGCGCTCCGGTCGGCCGACTTCGAGCGAACGTTCGAACTCGCGGAACACGACTCCCTCTCGCTCGCGGCGACGACCATGACCGGTCCCGCGGGGTGGGTCTACTGGCAACCCCGAACCATCGCCGTCTTCAACGCCGTCCGCGCGCTCCGCACGGAGGGCGTCCCCGTCTACTTCTCGACGGATACGGGCGCGAGCGTCTACGTCAACACGACCGCCGATCACGTCGACCGCGTGGAGTCGGCCGTCGCAGACTGCGGCGTCGAGACGGCTGTCTGGGAGGTCGGCGGGCCCGCGGAGATCCGTCCCGCGTCCGAGGCGCTCTTTTAA
- a CDS encoding BtpA/SgcQ family protein codes for MTDLPRIVGMVHLPPLPGAPGFDGDREAIRRRVRTDATRLADGGVDGVIVENFGDAPFHPDDVPRHVVASMTRLTTLVRRTVDCPVGVNVLRNDATAAVAVAAAAGADVVRVNVHTGARVTDQGVIEGRAHETLRLRDRLNADVSILADTGVKHSASLGDGMERGTADRRPSGDDVDDLVERGRADGVIVSGPRTGEAAARDRLESVADRCADHDVPLFVGSGVTPDTVADLLEVADGVIVGTALKRGGETTAPVETERVRALVDAAEE; via the coding sequence ATGACCGATCTCCCACGGATCGTCGGCATGGTTCACCTGCCGCCGCTGCCTGGCGCCCCGGGATTCGACGGCGACCGCGAGGCGATCCGTCGGCGGGTGCGCACCGACGCGACCCGTCTCGCCGACGGTGGCGTCGACGGCGTGATCGTCGAGAACTTCGGCGACGCTCCCTTCCACCCCGACGACGTCCCTCGCCACGTCGTCGCCTCGATGACGCGTCTGACGACGCTCGTTCGACGGACGGTGGACTGCCCGGTCGGCGTGAACGTCCTCCGGAACGACGCGACGGCGGCGGTGGCGGTCGCGGCCGCGGCCGGCGCCGACGTCGTCCGCGTCAACGTCCACACGGGTGCTCGCGTCACCGACCAGGGGGTGATCGAGGGGCGTGCCCACGAGACGCTGCGTCTGCGCGACCGCCTCAACGCCGACGTGTCGATCCTGGCGGACACGGGCGTCAAGCACTCGGCGTCGCTCGGGGACGGCATGGAGCGAGGAACTGCGGATCGCCGGCCGTCGGGCGACGACGTCGACGACCTCGTCGAGCGTGGACGTGCGGACGGCGTGATCGTCAGCGGCCCCCGGACCGGCGAAGCGGCGGCCCGTGATCGCCTCGAGTCCGTGGCCGATCGGTGTGCCGACCACGACGTCCCGCTGTTCGTCGGCAGTGGCGTCACGCCCGATACCGTCGCCGACCTCCTCGAGGTCGCCGACGGGGTGATCGTCGGCACGGCGCTGAAACGCGGCGGCGAGACGACGGCGCCGGTCGAGACCGAACGGGTGAGAGCGCTCGTCGACGCGGCGGAGGAGTAG
- a CDS encoding hydantoinase/oxoprolinase family protein: MGTDVRVGVDVGGTFTDVVVADADELKMLKVPSTPDAPDRGVLDGLEAAGEDADLDPTAVDFFAHGTTVATNALLEREWAETALVTTEGFRDAVEIGRQTRPDLYDLRAEKPSPVVERDRRFEVPERLDRRGDVIDPLDEDAAREVARAVDDADVESVAVAFLFAFEDDRHERRMAELLREVGVDCELSLSSDVLPEIREYERTLATTINAALKPVMNRYLGRLETGVAEAGVPAAMRVMQSNGGVASASAARERPVNTLLSGPAAGVRGAAHVAAAAGVDDVLTMDMGGTSCDVSLVRDGDPVVSTEGQVGDYPVTVPMVDVHTIGAGGGSIAWVDEGGSLRVGPRSAGADPGPVCYGRGGTEPTVTDAHLLLGRIDPDAFFEKSADEATVREAVRERLAEPLDLTVTEAAQGILDVANANMERALRVVSVERGHDPRDFSLVAYGGAGPLHAAELAAELDVPRVVVPRSAGVLSALGLLISDEVYEDGVSAVRPWSEVGPDDLTERFESLAADRRERLADEGYPPERRRFERAVDLRYRGQSFDLRVPLPDGPLDDDALRAAAARFHERHERRYGHASPDEPVELVTIRLRSRGVVDPPELTIERDGTTEPAPRTTRTTSFDGDRHESPVYDRSTLGPGADVDGPAVIEGIESTAVVPPGAQATVDDLGNVVIEP, from the coding sequence ATGGGAACCGACGTACGCGTCGGGGTCGACGTCGGCGGCACGTTCACCGACGTGGTCGTCGCCGACGCCGACGAGCTGAAGATGCTGAAGGTGCCGTCGACGCCGGACGCGCCGGATCGTGGCGTCCTCGACGGGTTGGAGGCCGCGGGCGAGGACGCGGACCTCGACCCCACCGCAGTCGACTTCTTCGCCCACGGGACGACCGTCGCCACGAACGCACTCCTCGAACGCGAGTGGGCCGAGACGGCGCTGGTGACGACCGAGGGGTTCCGTGACGCGGTCGAGATCGGTCGACAGACGCGGCCGGATCTCTACGACCTGCGCGCGGAGAAGCCCTCGCCGGTCGTCGAGCGCGACCGGCGCTTCGAGGTGCCGGAGCGCCTCGACCGCCGGGGCGACGTGATCGACCCGCTCGACGAGGACGCCGCCCGCGAGGTGGCCCGGGCCGTCGACGACGCGGACGTGGAGAGCGTGGCCGTCGCCTTCCTCTTTGCCTTCGAGGACGACCGTCACGAGCGCCGGATGGCGGAGCTGCTGCGGGAGGTGGGCGTCGACTGCGAACTGTCGCTGTCGAGCGACGTGTTGCCCGAGATCCGGGAGTACGAGCGCACGCTGGCGACGACGATCAACGCCGCGCTCAAACCCGTCATGAACCGATATCTCGGGCGGCTCGAGACGGGGGTCGCCGAGGCGGGCGTCCCCGCCGCGATGCGAGTGATGCAGTCCAACGGTGGCGTCGCGTCGGCGAGTGCCGCCCGGGAGCGACCGGTGAACACGCTCCTGTCGGGGCCGGCGGCGGGCGTCCGCGGCGCCGCCCACGTCGCCGCCGCGGCCGGCGTCGACGACGTCCTCACGATGGACATGGGCGGCACCTCCTGTGACGTGTCGCTGGTCCGTGACGGCGACCCCGTCGTCTCGACGGAGGGGCAGGTGGGCGACTACCCCGTCACCGTCCCGATGGTCGACGTCCACACCATCGGCGCGGGCGGCGGGTCCATCGCGTGGGTCGACGAGGGCGGCAGCCTCCGTGTCGGCCCGCGGTCGGCCGGCGCCGACCCCGGCCCCGTCTGTTACGGCCGCGGGGGAACCGAGCCGACGGTCACCGACGCCCACCTGTTGCTCGGACGGATCGACCCCGACGCCTTCTTCGAGAAGAGCGCCGACGAGGCGACCGTCCGCGAGGCGGTGCGGGAGCGACTGGCCGAGCCGCTCGATCTGACCGTCACCGAGGCCGCCCAAGGTATCCTCGACGTTGCGAACGCGAACATGGAGCGTGCCCTCCGGGTGGTCTCCGTCGAGCGCGGCCACGACCCTCGCGACTTCTCGCTGGTCGCCTACGGGGGCGCCGGGCCGCTCCACGCCGCGGAACTCGCCGCCGAACTCGACGTGCCGCGGGTCGTGGTCCCCCGGTCGGCCGGCGTCCTCTCCGCGCTCGGTCTCCTCATCAGCGACGAGGTGTACGAGGACGGCGTCTCCGCGGTCCGACCCTGGAGCGAGGTAGGACCCGACGACCTGACCGAGCGCTTCGAGTCGCTGGCCGCGGATCGCCGGGAACGACTCGCCGACGAGGGGTATCCGCCCGAGCGCCGGCGCTTCGAGCGGGCGGTCGACCTGCGGTACCGCGGACAGTCCTTCGACCTCAGAGTCCCGCTGCCCGACGGACCGCTCGACGACGACGCGTTGCGGGCCGCCGCCGCCCGCTTCCACGAGCGCCACGAGCGTCGATACGGCCACGCCTCGCCGGACGAACCGGTCGAACTCGTCACGATCCGCCTTCGATCACGGGGTGTCGTCGACCCGCCCGAACTGACGATAGAGAGGGATGGGACGACCGAGCCGGCGCCACGGACGACGCGGACGACGTCCTTCGACGGCGACCGTCACGAGTCGCCGGTCTACGACCGCTCGACGCTCGGTCCGGGCGCCGACGTCGACGGTCCGGCGGTGATCGAGGGAATCGAGAGCACGGCCGTCGTCCCGCCGGGGGCGCAGGCGACCGTCGACGACTTGGGCAACGTGGTGATCGAGCCGTGA
- a CDS encoding MinD/ParA family ATP-binding protein → MLAIAGGKGGVGKTTTALGLAAALDPPVVAADADPDMPNLHALAGVDRDPTLAAVDDRGIGSVARTPPDEPGVAVLPAPHVGDAEPGALARTLDRLSAAPRPALVDCPGGAGPDAAAPLRAADATLLVATPCAPALRDAAKTAAMARTLDAPVRGVVLTRTRSAPDGVTDLLDCPVVASVPRADPPVLDDTGVRTAYRRLATRLGEDLLASHT, encoded by the coding sequence ATGCTCGCCATCGCCGGAGGCAAGGGTGGAGTCGGAAAGACGACGACGGCGCTCGGACTGGCCGCTGCGCTCGATCCCCCGGTGGTCGCGGCCGATGCGGATCCGGACATGCCGAACCTACACGCCCTCGCGGGCGTCGACCGCGACCCGACGCTCGCCGCCGTCGACGACCGGGGGATCGGAAGCGTCGCACGGACGCCACCCGACGAGCCGGGGGTGGCCGTCCTCCCCGCGCCACACGTGGGCGACGCCGAACCGGGTGCGCTCGCCCGTACGCTGGACAGGCTGTCCGCTGCGCCCCGGCCGGCGCTGGTGGACTGTCCCGGCGGCGCCGGTCCGGACGCCGCCGCGCCGCTCCGGGCCGCCGACGCGACGCTCCTCGTCGCGACGCCCTGTGCACCGGCGCTCCGCGATGCGGCCAAGACGGCCGCGATGGCCCGCACCCTCGATGCGCCCGTCCGTGGCGTCGTGTTGACCCGCACCCGCTCGGCACCCGACGGCGTGACCGACCTGCTCGACTGTCCGGTCGTCGCGTCGGTTCCCCGTGCCGATCCACCGGTGCTCGACGACACGGGCGTTCGGACCGCCTACCGGCGTCTCGCCACGCGGCTGGGAGAAGACCTATTAGCGTCCCACACGTGA
- a CDS encoding NAD(P)/FAD-dependent oxidoreductase produces MRVVVLGAGYAGLTLARRLESRLPDGVDLVVVDESDTHLVQHELHRVVRRPAVADAITVPLADVLSRATIHTSRVERLDRESRRIHLDDDTLEYDYAAICLGAETAFYDLSGVREYGLPLKRLDHARRLREDFLDTCDAGGRAVVGGAGLSGVQVAGELAALAADRDADVEVTVLERLESVAPAFPDAFQSAVRDALDDAGVTVHTGAQVTGATPDAVAVDGRTIPYHTFVWTGGIRGSTALAGDRPVVRGDLRLDAHTFAIGDAAKVVDADGEAVPASAAAAIREARTVATNLDRLVRADRGHDGGDAGFDPRLESFRFDVPGWIVSVGEDAVAKVGPKVLRGSPARAMKATVGAGHLSSVGAITQAAELAREELGHGGR; encoded by the coding sequence ATGCGCGTCGTCGTCCTCGGTGCCGGGTACGCCGGCTTGACTCTCGCCCGCCGCCTCGAATCCCGCCTCCCCGACGGGGTCGACCTCGTCGTCGTCGACGAGTCGGACACTCATCTCGTCCAGCATGAACTCCACCGGGTGGTCCGTCGCCCCGCGGTAGCCGACGCGATCACCGTCCCACTCGCGGACGTCCTCTCTCGGGCGACGATCCACACGTCGCGGGTCGAACGTCTCGACCGCGAGTCCCGTCGGATCCACCTCGACGACGACACCCTCGAGTACGACTACGCGGCGATCTGTCTCGGCGCCGAGACGGCGTTCTACGACCTGTCCGGCGTCCGCGAGTACGGCCTCCCGCTCAAGCGTCTGGACCACGCCCGTCGACTCCGCGAGGACTTCCTCGATACCTGTGACGCCGGCGGGCGAGCGGTCGTCGGCGGCGCCGGCCTCTCGGGCGTACAAGTCGCGGGCGAACTCGCGGCACTCGCCGCGGACCGCGACGCCGACGTCGAGGTAACCGTCCTCGAACGGCTGGAGTCGGTCGCCCCGGCCTTCCCCGACGCCTTCCAGTCGGCCGTCCGCGACGCCCTCGACGACGCCGGCGTGACGGTCCACACCGGCGCGCAAGTGACCGGTGCCACGCCCGACGCGGTGGCGGTCGACGGTCGGACGATCCCCTACCACACGTTCGTCTGGACCGGCGGCATCCGCGGATCGACGGCGCTCGCGGGCGACCGGCCCGTGGTGCGTGGCGACCTCCGACTCGACGCCCACACCTTCGCCATCGGCGACGCCGCGAAGGTGGTCGACGCCGACGGCGAAGCCGTCCCCGCCAGCGCGGCAGCCGCCATCCGCGAGGCGCGAACCGTCGCGACCAACCTCGACCGCCTCGTCCGGGCCGACCGCGGCCACGACGGCGGCGACGCTGGCTTCGACCCGCGGCTGGAGTCGTTTCGCTTCGACGTGCCCGGTTGGATCGTCTCGGTCGGTGAGGACGCCGTCGCCAAGGTCGGGCCGAAGGTGCTCCGTGGGAGTCCAGCGCGGGCGATGAAGGCCACCGTCGGCGCCGGCCACCTCTCCTCGGTCGGCGCTATCACGCAGGCGGCCGAACTCGCGCGGGAGGAACTCGGCCACGGCGGCCGGTGA